A genomic region of Macaca mulatta isolate MMU2019108-1 chromosome 5, T2T-MMU8v2.0, whole genome shotgun sequence contains the following coding sequences:
- the LOC144340957 gene encoding uncharacterized protein LOC144340957 gives MRTECQSVRYSRARAGPSNSSVSSVVCVPSACTPGSSERTQDNAFPVSAFNLQHNVNIQRRPRPTPESRGRMPVFDLGGPVGRAEPQPGPYQRRAGARRGTRVGRRCARRSTPTRAAPALRRGERPRPAGRRLQGGRPAPAVHDPRPSAAPTALPSGGWSNSVGRRTGSPIPGPPNVARGSGPRPHPPRGPSWRAHAPHATPPGAPAPLRGLSTLRPEVGWETAKGDVHVIETKVGCLAARRHPVCGGRALPPHPEPPPRHLPTSPVRVAGAGEKPHGRTAALPKGSRDEPVRETRGRLLAFETGQNPLSKSWGHPLSGG, from the exons ATGAGAACAG AATGTCAGTCGGTACGATACAGTAGGGCCAGAGCCGGACCGTCCAACTCTTCTGTGAGTTCCGTCGTCTGTGTTCCATCTGCCTGTACTCCAGGCAGTAGTGAAAGAACCCAGGACAACGCGTTCCCAGTCAGCGCCTTCAATCTGCAGCACAATGTAAACATTCAGAGACGTCCGAGACCAACACCGGAGAGCAGAGGAAGAATGCCTGTATTTGACT TGGGCGGCCCCGTGGGCCGCGCGGAGCCCCAGCCGGGTCCTTATCAGCGCCGGGCAGGAGCTCGTCGCGGCACGAGGGTGGGGCGCCGGTGCGCGCGGAGATCGACGCCCACACGCGCCGCGCCGGCTCTACGGCGGGGAGAGAGGCCGCGGCCTGCAGGGCGGAGACTGCAGGGCGGGCGCCCAGCGCCGGCAGTGCACGACCCTCGGCCTTCCGCAGCGCCGACCGCTCTTCCGTCAGGCGGCTGGAGCAACTCGGTCGGCCGCCGGACCGGATCGCCCATTCCCGGCCCTCCCAACGTCGCGAGGGGGTCTgggccccgcccccaccccccgaGGGGCCCCAGCTGGAGAGCCCACGCCCCCCACGCCACGCCCCCCGGGGCGCCAGCCCCTTTGCGGGGGCTTAGCACGCTGCGCCCAGAAGTGGGGTGGGAGACGGCTAAGGGAGATGTCCATGTAATTGAAACGAAAGTGGGGTGTCTTGCGGCTCGCAGACACCCGGTCTGCGGCGGCCGCGCGCTCCCACCCCACCCCGAGCCTCCGCCGCGACATCTTCCCACGTCCCCCGTCCGGGTCGCAGGCGCGGGGGAAAAGCCTCACGGTCGCACTGCGGCTCTGCCAAAAGGGAGCCGGGACGAGCCGGTGAGAGAAACACGGGGGAGACTCCTGGCGTTTGAAACCGGTCAGAACCCGCTTTCCAAGAGCTGGGGACACCCCTTGTCTGGAGGCTGA